The following coding sequences lie in one Glycine soja cultivar W05 chromosome 16, ASM419377v2, whole genome shotgun sequence genomic window:
- the LOC114390380 gene encoding uncharacterized protein LOC114390380, translating into MNVESERKDEQEVKGWRKALKSVGNWLAHKDKDEWLKDMRGMLSLVSTVIATMTFQSALNPPGGVRPGNESGVVQCPVNKADNNPCPGESILAVVYPDEYEKFLIWNTTCFISSLAVCVLLVGGFPLKHRFFTWLLSIGMCITISSLTLTYMYGAGMVTPDTLWKSTASSLFEKVIYIWISLLGLVAFVLCLRLIVWIVFACM; encoded by the coding sequence ATGAACGTTGAAAGCGAGAGGAAAGATGAACAAGAGGTGAAAGGGTGGAGAAAAGCtttaaaaagtgtagggaattGGCTGGCACATAAGGATAAGGATGAATGGTTGAAGGACATGAGGGGAATGCTGAGTTTGGTGTCTACGGTGATCGCAACAATGACCTTTCAAAGTGCTTTAAATCCACCAGGTGGAGTTAGACCCGGAAACGAGAGTGGAGTTGTTCAATGCCCAGTAAACAAAGCAGATAATAATCCATGTCCCGGAGAATCTATCCTAGCTGTTGTTTACCCTGATGAATATGAAAAATTCCTCATTTGGAACACAACATGTTTCATTTCATCTTTAGCAGTGTGTGTCTTGCTTGTAGGTGGGTTCCCTCTCAAACACAGATTCTTCACCTGGCTTTTGTCAATAGGGATGTGCATCACCATCTCCAGCCTCACTCTTACCTACATGTATGGTGCGGGAATGGTCACCCCGGATACCCTTTGGAAATCAACCGCATCATCCTTGTTTgaaaaagttatttatatttgGATTTCACTGCTAGGACTCGTCGCATTTGTCCTTTGCCTACGCCTAATTGTTTGGATTGTCTTTGCCTGCATGTAA